The following is a genomic window from Clostridia bacterium.
ACCTCTGTACTTGTTTTTTGCAGTGCGGGTAAATGAAACTTCCTTTTCGGGAACACAAACGCCTGTCGGGATGTATTCTCCGTCCTCGCAATGTCTGACCCAGCGGATACCAAGCGCCTCTAAATACTGATACACCGCATAAAGCACACTTCTCGGGTTAGAGCCTTTTAAAGTACCGCCGTTTTTCCCGATGTTTACTTCCACCGTGTCTATCTCGTCATCGGTTTTGTCCATAAATCCCAACTCCACCACAAAGGTGTCGGGGATTTTCTTGTCCAGCAAAAATAAATATTTTTCCAATTCAGACTTTGCAAAAGCAACGGTCTGCTGTTCTGCTAACGCTTTTATAATCATATCCATTCGCCTCCCAAAAACAATTATAGCATCAGCTGCACACAAATTCCTTGAAATTTTTGACTTTTGCTTCCCGGAATTCATACTTTTTTGATATATTTCTAAATGAAATGCCCCGAAAAATTCGGGGCATATTTTTAAAATTTACAGCGCAATAAAACCGAAGAAATCCGGCTGATGATAATCAGGGTTTTCCACTTCCACATCACACCAGGTGGCGTAATGCACTTTTTCGGTTAAGTCACCGCACTTATAGAAATTTCCTTTGCACACCTTGCCGATATGCTCTACATGCTTCAGCAAAAAGGCATCGGGAATATAAAATTTTACCGACCAGTTTCCGCTTTCCGGAATCGCTTCGATGTCAAAGCATTCCCGTTCCTCTATAAACACTCTGCCGTGTCTGCCCGAGCCAAAACCCAAATGCATCACGCCCTTTGGATTTAACTCAAAATTAAAGTAACGGGTATCTAAGGGGTCGGGCTTAAAGAAAAATTCCATACAGCTGTCATCACAAACTCTGCCGTTTTCGGTATCGCATTCCATACGAAGGTTTGTTTCCTTAGAGTTTAAAAGCACGCTGATGCCCAAAGGTCCGCGAAGTAGCTTTGCGTTTGTTTCGGGTGCTGTCATCCCCCAACGGGTAGTTAAAGCAACCGCCTCTGCCTTTTCCCATTCGGGAGAGGCAATACCGGGATTGATTACGTCTGTTTTTGTGACATTGTATCGCATAAAAATTTCTCCTTAGTTACATTCTGCAGTCAAAGGACCTGCAAGTTCTTTTAAGTAGAACAGCTTGCCCGGAAGTGTGGGCATAAAGGTAGAGGTAATGTTCATATCGGGTCCGTAATGGAGAGTGGTCAAAAAGCTCATGCCCTGCCAGCCCATGCCACGGCCTAATGCGCCGTCGCAGCCGCCGATGATGGTGTCTGCCTGCAAGAATAAGCCGGGTCCAATGGTGTTTGCGGTGCAGGGAACTAAAGTTGTACGGCTCTTAAAGCTTGTGATTGCGTTTTGTTCAATGGTCAAAGGATGCAATTTCGCACCGATTCTGTAGTTTTGTGCCTTCCACTCTTCAACGGTTGCGAATTCATCTGCAAACTGGGGTTCCCAGAACGCAATGTGGCACATTCTGCCGATACCGAATACCAGTACCAATTTAGCGCCTTCTTCTTTTAACGCCTTAATCTTTTCGGGATAGGTGGGTAAGTTTTCCTTGGTTGCAAAGTTTCTCTGGGCAGGCGGAACGGTGTTTTCACCCAGTTTATCAAAGAACGCCTGCTTCATGCTGTATTCAAAGGATGCAGGATTGTCGTTAGAGAGTGTGTTACCCTCTGCATCTGCCCATTCGTCCATGTTAAAGGTGTAAACGTGGTCGCACTTTACATTCCATTCATTTAAAAAGTATACAGCCCACTTGTACATACCCATAGGACCTACCGGCAAAATCATGGCAATCTTTCTGCCCTCATCTCTGCCTTTTTTGATTTCCATTGCAATTTCATGACCCATCAGGGTGTCAAATTCATAAATGTTGTCGCATTCCACGGGCGTAAAATCCTTGTGCCAGAAATCTTCTCTCTGCACACCCTTTTCACAGCAGGCATCCATTTTGGCCAAATCCCAGCCCTTGGGATAAAAGCCGTCTAACAAGCTTCCTTTTACAGTTGATAAAAAGTCCATATTTCATTCTCCTTTTCTTTCGGTTGCGGAATTTTGCAAAAGTTCCGCAACACCTTTATTTTGTCTACGCAAAGTTCATTGACTTTTACTTTATTCTATTATATAATACTTTTTGACAAAAGTCTTTAGCAAATATTCCGCATTTTTTATCATTTCGTTCGCAAGAGGTGATTTTTTTGAGTCAAACACCCTCCATAAAGCAGGAAATCCGCATAAAAGGATTTCATTCCATTTATTACTTTGC
Proteins encoded in this region:
- a CDS encoding glucosamine-6-phosphate isomerase, giving the protein MDFLSTVKGSLLDGFYPKGWDLAKMDACCEKGVQREDFWHKDFTPVECDNIYEFDTLMGHEIAMEIKKGRDEGRKIAMILPVGPMGMYKWAVYFLNEWNVKCDHVYTFNMDEWADAEGNTLSNDNPASFEYSMKQAFFDKLGENTVPPAQRNFATKENLPTYPEKIKALKEEGAKLVLVFGIGRMCHIAFWEPQFADEFATVEEWKAQNYRIGAKLHPLTIEQNAITSFKSRTTLVPCTANTIGPGLFLQADTIIGGCDGALGRGMGWQGMSFLTTLHYGPDMNITSTFMPTLPGKLFYLKELAGPLTAECN